Proteins encoded within one genomic window of Vanrija pseudolonga chromosome 3, complete sequence:
- the liz1_6 gene encoding Pantothenate transporter liz1, with amino-acid sequence MPSLLRRIEAVLWSPPPTDRAERKLLFKLDVVILSFTCLAYFVLALDVSNLTNAYVSGMAEDVGFKGSQLTLAGSCWTAGYLVGQWPAAIALSSNRIPVRYTFFTCMIVWSVCTLALAFVKNVQSVYGLRFVQALFEAAVFSGSHYIYGSWYKEVELGARTAIFVASANVGSLFSGVMQGAILDGLAGKNGLKAWQWLFIIDFIITVPVAFYGLIFFPDTPHTTKAFWLSAEERSLAVSRLGNKEAVKLSWPVFAKAIRNIVTDWRWYLFSALFAVSATSYEKTGVYGEMIFWLKSTGRYSLQQVNYYPSIFTTIAIVSTYVLTIVSTITGSRAIINPIMFLAVFISSVMLLVWDIGDAGHWFAYLIAGFGYAGQSTNFAWANTMCQDDDILRAVTLYSMNLFSNVWNLWYAIALWPQAQAPKFRNGQIATIATGAASLVITGAIVYLTRKYPRGPAANKDIAGQRDVEDVEEKAKAPADGGDVPVLHHS; translated from the exons ATGCCGTCGCTGTTACGCAGAATCGAAGCCGTGCTGTGGAGCCCGCCCCCCaccgaccgcgccgagcgcaagctgctgttcaagctcgacgtcgttATTCTGTCGTTCACCTGCTTGGCCTACTTTGTCCTCGCTCTCG ATGTGTCCAACTTGACCAACGCC TATGTCTCGGGCATGGCTGAAGACGTGGGCT TCAAGGGCAGCCAACTTACCCTGGCCGGGTCGTGCTGGACCGCGGGCTATCTCGTGGGCCAGTGGCCCGCCGCTATCGCCCTCTCGTCGAACCGCATTCCCGTCCGCTACACCTTCTTCACCTGCATGATCGTGTGGTCGGTCTGCACGCTCGCCCTTGCCT TCGTCAAGAATGTGCAGTCGGTCTACGGTTTGCGTTTCGTCCAGGCACTGTTCGAGGCCGCGGTCTTCTCCGGCTCTCAC TACATCTATGGCTCGTGGtacaaggaggtcgagctcggcgcgaggACAGCGATT TTCGTGGCCTCGGCCAACGTCGGCAGCCTGTTCAGCGGCGTCATGCAGGGTGCTATTCTCGACGGCTTGGCGGGCAAGAACGGCCTCAAGGCCTGGCAGTGGTTGTTCATCATCGACTTCATTATCACCGTTCCCGTCGCTTTCTACGGGCTGATCTTCTTCCccgacacgccgcacacCACCAAGGCTT TCTGGCTCTCGGCCGAGgaacgctcgctcgcggtATCCCGACTTGGAAACAAGGAGGCAGTCAAGCTCTCGTGGCCGGTCTTTGCCAAGGCGATCCGCAACATTGTCACCGACTGGCGCTGGTACCTCTTCTCGGCTCTCTTCGCCGTCAGCGCGACCAGTTACGAGAAGACTGGCGTGTACGGCGAGATGATCTTCTGGCTCAAGAGCACGGGACGGTACTCGCTCCAGCAGGTCAACTACTACCCCTCGATCTTTACCACGATTGCCATTGTCTCAACTTACGTCTTGACCATCGTCAGTACGATCACGGGCAGTCGTGCCATCATCAACCCGATCAT gttcctcgccgtcttcaTCTCGTCCGTCATGCTGCTGGTCTGGGACATTGGAGACGCCGGCCACTGGTTCGCGTACCTCATTG CCGGCTTCGGTTACGCTGGACAATCGACCAACTTCGCCTGGGCCAACACCATGTgccaggacgacgacattCTCCGTGCGGTGACGCTCTACTCGATGAACCTGTTTAGCAACGTCTGGAACCTGTGGTACGCTATCGCCCTCTGGCCGCAGGCCCAGGCCCCCAAGTTCCGCAACGGCCAGATTGCCACCATTGCGACCGGTGCCGCGTCG CTCGTCATCACTGGTGCGATTGTTTACCTCACGCGCAAGTACCCTCGTGGACCTGCGGCCAACAAGGACATCGCTGGGCAGCGCGATGTGGAGGATGTtgaggagaaggccaaggctccagccgacggcggtgacgTTCCTGTCCTTCACCACAGTTAA